A stretch of the Clostridia bacterium genome encodes the following:
- a CDS encoding NfeD family protein has translation MPQISLWVWLGVVVVATVVELMTLDMTSIWFAISGLVALILSAFDQIHWIVQLIVFVVLSSALIVGIRPIARKFLLKQMNEKTNSDSLIGKKVYMTSTASFGQMGSVKIADVVWSAVPENEEETIEEGAVVEITAISGNKLIVKKSDNPNN, from the coding sequence ATGCCGCAGATTTCTTTGTGGGTTTGGCTCGGAGTCGTCGTCGTTGCGACGGTCGTCGAGCTGATGACGTTGGATATGACTTCGATTTGGTTCGCGATCAGCGGACTTGTGGCTCTTATTTTGAGCGCGTTCGATCAGATCCACTGGATCGTTCAATTGATCGTCTTCGTCGTCCTTTCGTCCGCTTTGATCGTCGGGATCCGTCCGATCGCTCGAAAATTTCTTTTGAAACAAATGAACGAAAAGACGAACAGCGATTCTTTGATCGGGAAAAAAGTGTATATGACCTCGACCGCGTCGTTCGGGCAAATGGGGTCGGTCAAGATCGCGGACGTCGTTTGGAGCGCCGTTCCGGAAAATGAGGAAGAAACGATCGAGGAGGGCGCAGTCGTCGAGATCACGGCGATCAGCGGAAACAAATTGATCGTTAAAAAATCGGATAATCCGAATAATTAA
- a CDS encoding mechanosensitive ion channel has protein sequence MILQWINDLQSPWNVMTWIGLFIAVFAMCILITKLSNAIFKRIQKNHPGLHVMFLHHILTIAIILGFIILVVSALAGVKTVWSTLFGGTAIISAVLAFAAQDIIKDVLAGMMISAHNPFKVGDRITLDDGTTGVVEDITLHHVVIAGVESLRYVIPNHVINTMRLTSYNFQTTTRSAVFKFAIGYDSDMTEAKRVIAQAIEDSEYSIKGRTDKNGVPCYGDVYFMSFEDSALILQVTVYYRPSHPSERVIDDINVRVREALIANNIEIPYNYVNVVEKPDEPMKKPIRKPLPKAPEKSKLPAAAPAISKEPTPAKIEAKNAVKTPVKTVAKAPVKATVKAPVKSVAKPATQAARKAPVKTSASATKPTSKPAAKPAPKPVAKKTK, from the coding sequence ATGATTTTACAATGGATTAACGATTTGCAGTCGCCTTGGAACGTAATGACTTGGATCGGATTATTTATCGCGGTCTTCGCCATGTGCATTTTGATCACGAAACTCAGTAACGCCATTTTCAAGCGGATCCAAAAAAACCATCCGGGGCTACACGTTATGTTTTTGCATCATATCCTGACCATCGCGATCATCCTCGGATTTATTATCTTGGTCGTTTCCGCGTTGGCGGGCGTAAAGACGGTTTGGAGCACGCTGTTCGGAGGAACCGCGATCATCAGTGCGGTTCTTGCTTTCGCCGCGCAGGACATCATCAAGGACGTCCTTGCGGGTATGATGATCAGCGCGCATAATCCTTTCAAAGTAGGGGATAGGATCACGCTTGACGACGGGACGACGGGCGTCGTCGAAGACATTACGCTGCATCACGTCGTGATCGCAGGCGTCGAGTCCCTGCGCTACGTTATACCGAACCACGTCATCAACACGATGCGCCTCACGAGTTACAATTTCCAAACGACGACGCGCTCCGCCGTTTTCAAATTCGCCATCGGCTATGATTCCGATATGACGGAAGCAAAAAGGGTGATCGCGCAAGCGATTGAAGACAGCGAGTACTCCATAAAAGGGCGTACCGATAAAAACGGCGTCCCTTGCTACGGAGACGTCTATTTCATGTCCTTTGAGGACAGCGCTTTGATTTTGCAAGTCACGGTTTATTATCGTCCGTCCCATCCGAGCGAAAGAGTGATCGACGATATTAACGTCCGCGTTCGCGAAGCGCTCATCGCAAATAACATCGAGATCCCGTATAATTACGTTAACGTCGTCGAAAAACCCGACGAACCCATGAAAAAACCGATCAGGAAGCCCTTGCCGAAAGCGCCAGAAAAGTCCAAACTCCCCGCGGCGGCGCCTGCCATATCCAAAGAGCCCACTCCCGCTAAGATCGAAGCGAAAAACGCCGTAAAAACGCCTGTGAAGACGGTGGCGAAAGCCCCCGTTAAGGCGACGGTCAAAGCACCCGTAAAATCCGTAGCGAAGCCCGCGACCCAAGCAGCCCGCAAAGCGCCTGTAAAAACTTCTGCGAGCGCAACAAAACCGACTTCGAAACCCGCCGCAAAGCCCGCTCCGAAACCGGTCGCCAAAAAGACGAAATAA